The genomic interval AAATTGTTCCCTGTATTCAAGTAAAATTGAAAAATCCAACATCTAACTCAGTCCTCTCCGCTTCTAGATGTCTAAGGAGATAAAGGGACGAATGAACGCATTCGTCCCCTCCTGCCATTATTCTGGTTTTTGTTTTAACCATTTTTCATATATTTTGTCGTACTCACCGGTTTCTTTTAATTTTTTTAGCGAAGCATTAACCTTATCCAGCATTTCTTTATCGCCTTTTCTAACTGCGATTCCCCATGGCTGATCTTCAATAACACCGCCAACTAGTTTATATCCCGGGTTTTCCAAGGCAAGTCCCATTAAAATAGCATTGTCAGTCGTTAGCACATCACCTTTGCCCGTGCTAAGCGCCGTAAACGCTTCGCCAAGGTTCTCATATTCAGATACGACTGCTTCCGGTGATTTCTCTTCAATTACTTTGCCGTCTCTCGTTCCTTTAACAGCGATAACCTTCTTGCCCTTTAAATCTGCAATGCTTGTAATTGCTGAATTCTCCGGCACGAGCAGTGATTGCCCTGCACTGAAATACGGATCAGAGAAATCCACTTCCTGCTTTCTCTCTTCTGTAATTGTCATCGTGCGGACAATCAGATCGATGTCGCCATTTTTCAGCATCGGAATTCTTGTTTTACCATTCACTTCAACATATTCAATATTGTCTTCCGAGCCCGTGATGTCTTTTACGATAGCTGCTGCAATATCGAGGTCAAAACCTTTGGTTTTGTTATCTCCCGTGTCAACATAACCAAATGGAAAAGCATCTGCGCCAATTCCGACGGCAATTTTTTTCTGATCCTTGCCTGATGCCGGTTCTGCTTTACCTCCACACCCAGCCAGACTAACAGTAAGCAACACCGATGCAACCGTTATACTTAGATTCTTCTGCCATTTCTTCATACGTAAATCCCCCTTATTCCCTTTTATTAATGAACCAGAATTCGACTAAGAAACAATCTCGTTCTGTCTTCACTTGGACTTGCAAAGAAATGTTCAGGTTTTCCTTCTTCAACGATCTGACCTTGATCCATGAATATAACGCGATCGGCTACTTCACGTGCGAAGCCCATTTCATGCGTAACCACAACCATAGTCATCCCTTCACGTGTTAGCGCTTTCATGACGTCTAAAACTTCACCAACCATTTCAGGATCTAATGCAGAGGTCGGTTCGTCAAAAAGCATGACTTTCGGCTTCATTGCAAGTCCCCTTGCAATAGCAACCCTTTGCTGCTGACCACCTGATAGTTTGGATGGGAAAACATTTGCTTTCTCCGTTATCCCAACTTTATCAAGGTAATACATAGCCAGCTTCTCAGCCTCGTTCTTTGGCATGCCTCGTACTTTGATAGGAGCAAGCGTAATATTCTCGATCACTGATTTATGTGGATATAGATTAAAATGCTGAAACACCATTCCAATCTCTTGCCGCATGACATTAATATTCGTGTGCTTGTCATTCACTTTATGGCCGTTCACAACAAGTTCTCCAGAAGTAACATTCTCCAATCGGTTAATGCAGCGCAGAAGTGTGCTTTTTCCAGATCCTGATGGACCAATGATGACAACCACTTCTCCTTCTTTGATGTTTAGATCTATATCTTTCAGGACGTGGTTCGAGCCATAATGTTTATTTATTTTGCGAAATTGAATCACGCGGTGAACCTCCGATACGAAAGAATTTTGCAGCATTTCCGCCAAATAAAGCGGCCTTTTCTTCTTCGGTTAAGCTGAGGCTTTGTTCGATGACCTGGCCTGGAGGAACCTCCCTAAGCAAAAAGGGGTAATCAGAGCCCATCATAATTTGTTCATGACCAAATCTATCTATCATGAATTTGAGGTTAAGAGGATCGAACACTAAAGAATCATAAAACATTTTTTTGGCATAATAGCTGGGCGGATGCGTTGTTAAACGAAGCTGCGGCCAAACGTTCCACCCTTGATCAAGCCTCGGCAGAATATAGGGAAACGATCCACCGCCATGAGCAAAACAAACCTGCAAATCTGGGAATCTCTCCATCAGGCCGCTCCAAACAAAAGTAGCTGCTGCTAGAGCCGTTTCGCTTGGCATGCCTATCGTATACATGAAATTATGCCTTGGCGTTCTATCTTTTCCGAGTGTCTCCCATGGATGAATGAACAAGGGAACCTTCCATTCTTCAGCCATTTGGAAAAATGCAATAAAAGAAGGATCGTCTAAATTTTTGCCATTTATGTTGGAGCCGATTTCAATTCCATTTAAATGAAGCTCAAGCATGCAGCGATCCATTTCACGAATAGCGGCATCAGCGTCCTGCATCGGGACGGTACCGAGCCCGGCAAAACGGTTTCTATGCTGCGCGACCGTTTCAGCTATAAAGTCATTCTGAATGCGTGACATCTCTATTGCTTCATCTAATGGTGCCCAATAAGAAAAGGTAACCGGAATTGGAGACAAAACCTGCATATCAACGTTTTCCCTATCCATATCCTCTATTCTTTTTTGGGGGCTCCATACTTGATCTGTTACTTCACGAAATGATTTGCCGGCTACCATAATCGTAGCACCGCAAGTACATGTTCGATTTAATATCGGCCATCGATCTCCCCCGTATTTCTGATAAAAATCGGGAAGCTGCTCAGGTATAATATGCGTATGCGTATCGATTCGCATGATTTGAAACCTCCTTATAAAAGGGATATCATTCTAAGTAGAGAAGCATGTGCTGGGAATAAAGATGACGAGATGTCAGTTTTTTTGAAAAAAAACACCATCGAATCCCAAATGAGGTATACTATTTAAATAAACCGCTTACAAATTGTGCAGCCTTTGTAAACTTTCAGCTTGGATATCTATCATATTATGATGATCATGACATCATGTCAATAAGAATTATGCAAATTTGATTTTGGATGATAGCCGATGAACCGCCATTCTTTTTTATATTTACAATAGGGATGTCATTCGACTAGAATGTATAGTACTCTACAGGCAATATTCTCTTGAAAGGTTGAGATCCTATATGGAAAACGAAATAAAAGATATCGACGGTCGACACCTTAGATCGCAGCAAACGAGGCAAAAGCTTTTAAAAGCAGCCAGAACCGTTTATTTGAAAGAAGGCTTCCAGAACAGTACAATTAATCAAATTATTAAATTGGCAAAAACTGGTTATGGTACAGCCTATACCCATTTTACCGGAAAAGATGATTTTCTAATCGTATTGATGGAAGATGTCATGCAGCAGTTTTTTGATATCGCGAATATCTCCTTCCAACCGACATCCAAAGAAGAGGCTAAAAAGGTCATTAAGAGTCAAGTACTCACCTTCTTCCAAATAGCCGAATCAGAACGAGACATGATGAAAGTGTTTGCTGAAGCTATGGGACTCTCATCCGCGGTAAATACAAAATGGGAAGAAATACGACACAAGCTTATTCAAAGTATAACGACTGACATCACCTACTCTCAGCAGCATGGTTTAGCTCGAACAGACTTAAAAGCAGAGCTTGTTGCATGCCAATGGTTCTATTCGAATGAAATGTATCAATGGGATATTGTTCATAACAGACACCAATATTCTCTCGAAGAAATTGCGAATACCATCACAACTATGTATACCGACGCTCTTTACTTATAAGGGCTCGGTATGCCTTTTTGGCATTCTTGCACAATAATATTGACACTTTGTCATATTTATTTTATATTGATGCTGCGTCAACTTGTTTGCACAAAATTGGTTGAAGGGATGGAAAAGCAGATGATTATCGGGGTTCCAAAAGAAATCAAAAACAATGAAAACCGTGTCGGAATTGCACCAGCCGGAGTAACGGCCTTCTTGAACAATGGTCATGAGGTTTGGATAGAAGCACAAGCAGGAGCAGGCAGCGGATTCTCGGATGCTGACTACTTAGCCGCAGGAGCTAAAATTGTATCCACTGCTCAGGAAGTCTGGTCTGCAGAAATGGTTATTAAAGTGAAAGAGCCGCTTGCAGAAGAATATGTTTATTTTCGTGAAGGCTTATTATTATATACCTATCTTCACCTTGCTCCAGAAGCAGAGCTAACGAAAGCATTGGTCGATCGCAAGGTCGTGGCCATCGCCTATGAAACAATTCAATTCGATAATGGAGCTTTGCCGCTGCTCATGCCGATGAGTGAAGTTGCCGGACGGATGTCGATCCAGATCGGTGCCCAATTCCTTGAGAAGCCGCATGGCGGAAAAGGTGTTTTATTAGGCGGCGTGCCTGGGGTAGCACCTGGTGAGGTGGTCATTATCGGGGGCGGAATCGTTGGTACAAATGCGATTAAGATCGCTGTCGGATTCGGCGCTTCTGTTACCGTACTCGATGTAAGTCCAGATCGCCTTCGGCAGCTTGACGATATGTTTGGCGGGCGTATTCGAACGCTAATGTCCAATAGCTATAACATCGCAGAAGCGGTGAAAAAGGCTGATCTTTTAATCGGTGCTGTTCTTATTCCAGGAGCGAGGGCTCCTCGCTTGGTGACGGAGGAAATGGTTAAAACGATGCAGCCGGGGTCTGTCATCGTCGACGTTGCCATCGATCAAGGCGGTTCTATTGAAACGGTGGACCGTATTACTACCCACAGCAATCCTACCTATGAAAAACATGGTGTCATCCACTATTCCGTTGCGAACATGCCTGGTGCCGTCGCTCGAACTTCTACGATTGCTTTAACTAATGTAACGATTCCTTATGGCGTACAAATTGCCAACAAAGGCTACAAGCAGGCTGCTCTAGACAACAAAGCCATTGCTAGAGGAATTAATATTGCTGAGGGCAATGTAACCTATAAAGCGGTTGCCGATGCACACGGATACGATTACATTGACATTTCCGACTATTTGAATACCCCTTCTAAGCAAGTTGCCGTGTAAGGGAGAATCATTAGATATGCCAATCGTAACGATTCAGATGATGGAAGGAAGATCAACCGAGCAAATAAAGTCTCTTATTGCCAGTGTAACAGAGACCATTGCAGCAGAATTGAACTCTCCAAAGGAGCGAATTCGCGTTTTAGTTACAGAAATCCCCTCCACCCATTGGGGAATTGCCGGTGTTCCAGCAGCAGAAATTATCGCTCCACCTAAACATACGTAGTGACTTCCACCTGCATAAATTCAGCCACTTTATTGGACGGTGAGATCGGTACCGCCAATGATGGTGGCTATTTGTTTTGATAAAGTTGCTTAGAAAAGGGGTTTACCTAACGATGAAACAAATCAGCAATTCTAAACAAATGAAACTATCTTTTTTTGGAAAAAACCTGCTTCTCTCCGGTTTGAACATCGTCTTGATTGCGCTTATCCTCATTGCAGCCAGCTATTTTATCCAAGAACGAGTTTTAGTCAAAACCTTAAATCAACAGGCAGAAGGTTTTGCAGCGCTTGCTGCAAGTGAATTCCAATTAGCCGAAGTTAAAGAAGCTTTCCAAAATCATGACGTAAACAGTCCGCTCCACAAAAAACTTATTGGGAAAATAGCTCATTTTCAAGAAACGAACAACAGTGTATCCCAATCCTATCTATACTCTGTTGATATCGCACAAGGAAAAACACCGATCCTGCTAGCCGTCCCGCAAGACTATATTGACTCCGGCTACACGCCCGGCACCGCTTATGAGCAATCCCCCGTTATGCTGAAGGTCATGAAAAAGCTGCTCGAAAGCAAAAAAGCAGCAACAACAGACATTTACACGAACAGTTATGGACAATGGATAACCGTCGTTCATCCCATCATGGATGAGCAGAACAAGGTCATTGCAGCATTTGCGATTGATCTTCATGCGGATATCGTCTCCGAAGGAAAAAAAGAGCTGCTCCTATGGACGGTATCCGTTCTGATAGCAGCGCTTCTCGTCATTTTGTTTATCCAAATTGTTGTGCTGCG from Paenibacillus sp. FSL K6-3182 carries:
- a CDS encoding transporter substrate-binding domain-containing protein translates to MKKWQKNLSITVASVLLTVSLAGCGGKAEPASGKDQKKIAVGIGADAFPFGYVDTGDNKTKGFDLDIAAAIVKDITGSEDNIEYVEVNGKTRIPMLKNGDIDLIVRTMTITEERKQEVDFSDPYFSAGQSLLVPENSAITSIADLKGKKVIAVKGTRDGKVIEEKSPEAVVSEYENLGEAFTALSTGKGDVLTTDNAILMGLALENPGYKLVGGVIEDQPWGIAVRKGDKEMLDKVNASLKKLKETGEYDKIYEKWLKQKPE
- a CDS encoding amino acid ABC transporter ATP-binding protein; its protein translation is MIQFRKINKHYGSNHVLKDIDLNIKEGEVVVIIGPSGSGKSTLLRCINRLENVTSGELVVNGHKVNDKHTNINVMRQEIGMVFQHFNLYPHKSVIENITLAPIKVRGMPKNEAEKLAMYYLDKVGITEKANVFPSKLSGGQQQRVAIARGLAMKPKVMLFDEPTSALDPEMVGEVLDVMKALTREGMTMVVVTHEMGFAREVADRVIFMDQGQIVEEGKPEHFFASPSEDRTRLFLSRILVH
- a CDS encoding amidohydrolase family protein — protein: MRIDTHTHIIPEQLPDFYQKYGGDRWPILNRTCTCGATIMVAGKSFREVTDQVWSPQKRIEDMDRENVDMQVLSPIPVTFSYWAPLDEAIEMSRIQNDFIAETVAQHRNRFAGLGTVPMQDADAAIREMDRCMLELHLNGIEIGSNINGKNLDDPSFIAFFQMAEEWKVPLFIHPWETLGKDRTPRHNFMYTIGMPSETALAAATFVWSGLMERFPDLQVCFAHGGGSFPYILPRLDQGWNVWPQLRLTTHPPSYYAKKMFYDSLVFDPLNLKFMIDRFGHEQIMMGSDYPFLLREVPPGQVIEQSLSLTEEEKAALFGGNAAKFFRIGGSPRDSISQNK
- a CDS encoding TetR/AcrR family transcriptional regulator, with the protein product MENEIKDIDGRHLRSQQTRQKLLKAARTVYLKEGFQNSTINQIIKLAKTGYGTAYTHFTGKDDFLIVLMEDVMQQFFDIANISFQPTSKEEAKKVIKSQVLTFFQIAESERDMMKVFAEAMGLSSAVNTKWEEIRHKLIQSITTDITYSQQHGLARTDLKAELVACQWFYSNEMYQWDIVHNRHQYSLEEIANTITTMYTDALYL
- the ald gene encoding alanine dehydrogenase, coding for MIIGVPKEIKNNENRVGIAPAGVTAFLNNGHEVWIEAQAGAGSGFSDADYLAAGAKIVSTAQEVWSAEMVIKVKEPLAEEYVYFREGLLLYTYLHLAPEAELTKALVDRKVVAIAYETIQFDNGALPLLMPMSEVAGRMSIQIGAQFLEKPHGGKGVLLGGVPGVAPGEVVIIGGGIVGTNAIKIAVGFGASVTVLDVSPDRLRQLDDMFGGRIRTLMSNSYNIAEAVKKADLLIGAVLIPGARAPRLVTEEMVKTMQPGSVIVDVAIDQGGSIETVDRITTHSNPTYEKHGVIHYSVANMPGAVARTSTIALTNVTIPYGVQIANKGYKQAALDNKAIARGINIAEGNVTYKAVADAHGYDYIDISDYLNTPSKQVAV
- a CDS encoding 4-oxalocrotonate tautomerase, translated to MPIVTIQMMEGRSTEQIKSLIASVTETIAAELNSPKERIRVLVTEIPSTHWGIAGVPAAEIIAPPKHT